atGGTATTTGTTAATTGGTGTGTGCACGAAAGACTTATGTTCACAGGATATCGTAAACGTCAATGGCGCCACAATCATACAAAAAAGTCCTTGGTGTTTCCTTCCACAATGAAAATATGTGAGGAGTATATTAACAGAAAGTCCTACAAAGTACTACAAAGAATTATCCATCACAGAAACATATGCTAGTATATATGTCAAGACAAAACTGTTTAATTATtgcaaaaatgtttcaccaacAAAAACTTCTTCTCTGTTGGATTGATGAAGCCAGATACGAAAAGTTGGACAAAATTGCTCTGAAACGACTTGGATCTATCCTATACACTTCTGTCCTAACTGACAGTACAGTTACAGTAAATTTTGAACCCCATTTTCATGTTTGGACAAAACTCCTATAAGTTTCCACATTGAACCTctctttgggaaaaaaaaattctatcaaAACATTTCAGGCATTCCATGATGCCGACCGTCGCATGGTCGGCTTCACCGGCCGGTCTTCCTCCATGGAGATCATCATCAGCGTCGACGGGTCCTCCAGCATCATACGGGCTACGAGGTAGCCAGCGATGGACCATGTCTGGAACTTCCTGGCCTGCTTGCCGATGAACCGTCCCAGCTTGCCATCGTAGTACTCTGGCCAGCCGTCCTTCAGTAGCCTGGACTCGGCGAGCTCAATGGCGCGCTTCGCCATCTGCGGACGCCCAGTCTTGATGCAGGCTGCTGTCAGCAGCCACAGGAGAACTGCAGATGGGAGAACACACACATAAACGTTAAGATCTTGGAATGAGGATTCAGGTGACTTTGGTTGTGAACATCAGAATCACATTTCGCCAACTATCTAGGGAACACGAAGATCAGATCaactttaggaaaaaaaaaaagtgccacACTCAACCCTCAAAGGGATCTGTCGGTTCTGTTCAATTTGATGAAAACAGATGAAGAAGTCAAAATTTCATAGCCATAAGCACCTTAGCTACCCCCAAAAAGTTAGTTTTTACAGCTTCTGTATGACATTAAGGATCTTACAGTATAAAACTtgattaataaaaattattagATCAACAAAGTCATTATCAGAAGAGGTGAATGTTGAATAGTATTATGTGATCGATTTCAGAATAAACTTTAGTTTACCTATTTATTATTGTGTGTGATGAATTGACGTCTAAGCTATCAGCCATAATATTGGACATGACTAATTTTTATGAAGAGTAATGCATAGTAAGGATCAGCAACAgaatcatctcaagttagcacaGTGCAAAAGGAAAACTTTAACCTGGCCATGATCCTCCATTGTGATAACTCCACCGGGTGTTCTTCGGGTCGCAGCCAGTGATTATTCTCCATTCATGGTTCTCAATTGCAGGGTAACATATCTTCAGAGGCATCTCACCAACTAGCTCTTCCCACCGCTCCTCAATCAGATCCATTATTGCCACTGATTGCTCTGGAGTAGCCAGAGATGATATAATGGCAATGCAATTTCCAAGGGCGAACCACCGAAAGTCCATCATAGCTGGGCTCACGTTGCCAAGGAAGTAGCCTCCCCGGCATGGCATGAAATCAAACACCCAATCAGGGATTGAATCCGGGATGACATTAAATTTGTTCACAGCAGTGTGTGAATACTCTTCTGTTTTATATCTGTATATGTTATTCAGGTGTGGGAAATCTAGCCAGAAGTAATTCCTCATGTGGTAGGTTAGAGCATGTAGCCGTTGCCCTATCTTTTCTATGAAATCCTTCCCTTCACCATCTGGCTTAAGCATCTGCAGAGCACATCTCAACGCCATGTAGAATAGAGCTTGGATCTCAATAGGATAACCATATATACCCTGGAAATAATAGTAGATTTAACATTTGAGCCAAACAGTCATGTAATGATAAGGATCTCAATCACCAATTATAAAATTGTAGTTCAAAAAGTAGAACTTCTAGGAATGAGATTATAGTATTATACTACTACAAATGCCTGTTAGCACTATTATCCATTTTTAAGTAAATTCAAACTACGTAGTATCTCTTTCAGAGAAGGTTAAGAAGACAACGCTTATACTTGAAACTTGGAATAACAATGCAGTGCTCCCGGACATTGTGCTTTGAATATCAGATTTCTGcccgttttattaaaaaaatgttttgaaaaAACAGAACTTGCTTGGTTCTAAGAAGAAAAAGCAGAAACATTCAGCTTCTTTGTTGCCACATCAACTGAACTGTACTGTTTTTAATGATACATGTCAAGAAATAAATCAAATCAAGGTGAAAGCTCATACCATTCGACGATCTATCATTGAGCAGCCATCTGTGCAGAGCAGAGTTGGGAAGGTATCAAATCCCTCAGATAAGCATAGGTTCAGTATCAGCCTCATGCAGTTCTGACACTCTGGTGATTCTGCCAAACTAGTATCTGCCGTATACTTTGTATATGCCCGGAGTAGAATAATCCACCAAAATCCAGAGTCCACTGGAGCCACCCTCCCAATTGCACTCTCACCAAAATCTGCAACTAAAGTTTCAGTGTTTCTGTTCCGATTACGATCCACCTTGAAACTTGCAGGCATCGCTCCTGCTCCAAGCTTGAAACGGTCTACCATTTTCTCCGAGCTTTGCAGGTGGAGTGTTTTCAAGAGGAAGTTTTTCACTATATCAGTCTCATTATTCATTAGAAAAGCCAATGCACTTGGAAAAAAATCTCGCACAAAAACCTGCCATTGTAAGGATAACATCAGGAAAGAGGTGAAGCATAACTGAACTATTCATTTGATTCAGGGAGaaaaaaacattgaaaaaaCAAGCATGCAGAAGAATCCTAGCTAGAAAGCAAGCAAAGTTTTCAAAGCCATACTGCTTAGATAATCAAACTGAACAGGTCATCATAAGTGCTAGTAAAACAAACGAATTTGCTCTGCAGGACTCCATGCCAGTGATGATGGATATAGTTACCATTTAACAGCCTACATAATATATTCAGTAAAGCTATTATATTGCTCGATAATcgatataatcatatatatcaacATCAAACAAAGGCTAAGCATCAAACACTACAAAGATCCTAAACACACCAGATTACTCAGGTACTGATTTCAACATGTATAAACCAAACATTCAATACATCATACAACAAGAACATAAAAACGAGATTCAGTTTTCAGAAACCATATGAACAAGCAGAGGATTCCGATTTCACCTGATCATAATTGAGCACCTCCTCGGACGCATGGTCGACGGCGGCAATCGTCCCAACCGGCTGCCCCCGGAAGTACACCACGGACTTCCTGAGAGCCTCCCACGCCTCGTTCACGAGCGGGTGGGGATCACCGAGCGTCCCCAGCGAGAAGGGCGAGTCGAAGCCCGAGGGGAACGCCGGGGAGTGCATGATGCTGTCGAAGCCGTCGTTCTGGCGGTGGGAGAGCTCGCTCCACGACTGCTCGTCGAAGGACCTCTTCCTCTCCAGCGTCAGCCTCGGCTTGTCGATGAGGAGCCGCGAGAGATCGAGGTTGATCTCCGCCTCCGAGGCGATGGAGACGTGGGACGACACCCTCTTCATCCTGCTGATgacctcctcttcttttcttggtCAAATTTGTTTCAGCACGAATCAGTTCGAGTAAATCCAATGTGAAATTGGAAAGACAGGCAATGCAAGATCCtgagaagaaatcaagaaagaaTATATTCGGATTTGACACCGGACAGCAAGCAATCAATCGAAGACCGTAGCAaaatcagcggcggcggccggcgaggagagaaGAATACCTTGAatccgaagcggcggcggcggcgtgttcgCCGGAGAAAAATCGACGAGGAGAGAGAAACCAGCCAACTAATAAACCAACCAATGAGAGCGTCGCCGTTCACCGATCTTGCGGTCTAGATCCAAGCGCAAGAACGGCAAgatctcctccggcggcggatGGGATCAAGAGGGGGAGGGATCGTggaaggaggtggtggtggtggagggaggAGACTATCCGCATTTCTGGCTCCGGTGAGCTTACTATTTATAGACAGCATTAATTCTCCCCCATTTCCTGGCGCCTTCggattttctttcttcttcccgGCGAACTTCGGACGTGCCACCCACACTGTTCAAAGCTTTGTCGTCTCCACTTTCTATCTTTTCGGATATTTGGCTTATCCAAAACTAATACTTCTCTAGTCTAACATGAAGAtttcctcaatttttttttttttggaatcaaAAGAAAGGTTGATTTTTTGCAAGTTTATTTCTAAGTTTTGTGATAGTCTCTTCGGTAGGTACTGACCCACGTTAAATGTTTTTCATGGTTTAGGAAgggagaagattgagaagatacgcgtAATGAAGTGAGTCATTATACGAACGTATAGTTAGTTcagttaattattttaaaatttaaaaatatattatgattttttaaaacatttttttataaaaattctttaagaaaaatatttaatagTTCAAAGGCATGCGCATAAAAGGCATGCGCATAAAAAACGAGGGAAATCTCCTCTCTTTATCTATAGCTCAAACGTAGCCTCAGAGAGTGCATTGTAGATGACATCATGACAGCCGGCGTATGCAATACTTGTTTATCGGTAGTATCTCGTGACATATTTGAAagaataataacaataaaaaattttagcacCAAACTCAATATAGTGTAATCCTATATAAAAGAAATCTAACTACGAGTAATCGAAAAAAATGAAAGTACTAAAAAAACTAAGGGCTGTTTTCAAACGCAGGATTCTTAAACACGCAGCATTAGAATATCATCACGTTTTTTATCCTAgggaatgaaaaaaaacaaaacagtttGAATGGAGTAAAGGAAAAACTGAGAGGAGTatacacaaagaaaaaaatattaagaggTTGCAGCTCCAAAATTCGCATGAAATAGGAAAAGCATCAGTGGTGTGGTGTTGGAGTCGTGGGTGCATGACTCCACTCAAATCCTAGCGTCCACAAATATTACACGCATGTAAATGAGCTTTCAACATGGTTTTAATGAAATCTTGAGcgtgtttcataaaaaaaatcccataaAACATGcccatagaaatttcaaaagaaTCCCGGAGATCCAATTCTTTGTTTTAAAGGGGCTTTCTATAGGATCCTAATTCAGAACATGATGATAAGCGGAAAAAAGTGGGACGCCAAGACGCCGATGAACTCAAGCTGTGAAAGTCTTCttttagagagagaagaaagtcGTCCGAATTTCATTTCTAGGGTCCCGAAGAGGTTCGAAAAGGTGTACATGAGTTCCTCCTATATAAGGGGCTCATTGGTTGTCAACCAAGTGAGAGGGATCTAATAAAGATGAGTACAGATACCTTCAACCGATATCGCTTGAGAGGCATAGCCGTCTCTTCCAAGAGATTCTCTCTTATTTCTTAAGCAAGTATGAATTGCCATAGTATTCTTCGAGGCATgattcaagatccaatcgatTTGAAGTATGAATTGAACATTGGTTTTTGCATGTCAATAAtacactggtagagaaaccatctttggtcggttgcccaaaatccacaataatcCCGGTTTGAATAAGAACCGGGAccaaaaatgatctttagtcccggttgaaaaagcTAACGtcactttttgatctttagtcccggttcgaaaGAAGGCAAGCTGTGTCAGACccactgggactaaagatccaatTTTAATCCCGGTTGCTTATAACAACCGagacaaaagaaaaacgaaaaaaaaatcgcaccGCGCCTCCTCGAGAGGACCAACAGCCTTATCCTCTCATCCActcatctctcctcctctcccttatcttctccaatcttctcctcccttctcatcttctcatctccttcttctcttcttcccccttcctcccctctcctccccctcccctgcgGCCGCGGCAGATCCCTCCCCGACGcaggcgcggccgcgcgcggcgagcggcggatgcagctgcggcggcgcaggcggcggctgggctgcggcccggcggagggcggtggcgggcggcagatacagcggcggccgcgcgcggcgagcaGCGGATGCAGCCGCGGCGAGCAGCGGAtgcagccgcggcggcagctaggcggcgggccggcggagggtggcagcggcgcaggcggcgcgtgcggcagaagcggccgcgcgcggcgagcggcggatgcagccgcggcggcggctgggtggCGGGGGCCGGCggagggtggcggtggcgcaggcGGCGCGTGTGGCAGAagcggccgcagcggcggccgtgcggcctggcggagggcggcggccaggTGACAGCGGTGAAGCGATGAATTtgcttttgagaatttgtgGTGTATTTGATCTGTGCGATgtaaatatgtgatgtatttgtgatgtttctttttagaatttgtgatgtatttgttttgattatctgtgatgtatttggatatGGTGGATTTGTAGATGATCGATTTGGGATTTGGAGATGATCTTTTGTTCTGTGAttttggggatgatttggggattttggagATGATCTTTTGTTCTGTGAttttggggatgatttggggatatggtgaaatcaatattcaaagtaaaaaacaataaaaaaagaaaatactaacCGGATCTGgcttcatttttagtcccggttggtaacaccaaccggggtTAAAAATGGCTCcatcttaccaaccgggactaaagatcgatttttagtcccgggtatttgaaccgggactaaagatagcgatctttagtcccggattcgtagtcccggttgaaaaaccgggactacagggggttgcaaaccgggagtaaaaaacGTTTCTCTACTAGTGATATCATAGTTGACCTAGAAAAGAAGAGatcgccatctctctctcatgtTCAATCGAGATTGTGTGGGTGTTTAGTATTGTATTCTAGGTTCTGGCTGGTTAGAGTACAGGACTCGAAATCCTCTTAAAATCCCAAAaatcttctatttttttcctttaatttcAAACGAGTCATAACTACGAGAATTGGTTCCCAAGGAAAACGTTTGGAAAATTGGAAAACGAGGtgctaaattattattttagctGCCAAACCGTCAAACCGACACTAAACTTTAGAAGTCCCGCCTAACCGACACTAAGCTTTAGATGGCCCGTATATTATTTTCAACATTGCTCTTAAATGACACTAAGCTTAGATGGCAGATTGTTTCCACGGATGATAAGATTTTTCCATGTAGCATATGGATTTGATTTCTGCCTTCCCTGCTTAAATGGATTTACTGATCCTCATTACCTCATTCCATAATTGTTTGGATAACTCCTAATAATAAAGTACAGTAGTAGGAAAACTAACGAGAAAAAATGGCATGAGATAAGGGCATTAACTTTTGCTTAGATATTTTAAGCTGGAAATTCTTTCGATGTCATCAAGGTTGAATAATCGACACCAGCCGACGACGATCGGTGGCTgctaaagaccaagaaaaagcTACTTTGTCCATTTGTACCAGCTAaaaatattccaaaaaaaaaacgttaTATTGTCCAATAACGAAGGACATCAAGTCCAACTTTTCTTGGATGTTTTTTTCCCGTGAAACAGTGAGAAACGACCAATCATGTGACTTGTGTAAAAAATATTGTCAAAAGTTGCTTTCGCGTGTGGTGTGTTGTGCTCGATGGTTTTATGCGTAATTCAGACCGTGATATTTGATTTGTCTTCTATGTCTATTGAGGATGTTTGGAACAATTCCATGATTATATAGCTTTATATATACTCATAGAATTTGATAAGATAACCAATTTCATAGATGGAAGTGGAAGTTGATTTCTATAATTTCATTTTGCGAGTGTATGTTATAAAACCTATCTTTTCCTCCTAATAAACAAACCAGTCCCTCACTATCCAAGTAATTTTGCTTCACACGAAAAACGAAATCCATAATTCGTTTTTAGGGGGTGCTTATTAGACGCAACTATGCTGAGGATGCAGCTAGAGAACACattttttacaataaaaaaccaaaaagaattgagttgatagttttaaatttgaagatGAAAGTTTAAATAATTCAAATTATGGGTAGAGTTTTTAAaaagttgagttgaaagtttcaaaatttatttgaaaagtttAAAATATTAAGTTgtatgttttgaattttgatatgatatttttaatatttgagttaaaaattttaaagtttgagatgaaagttttaaaattgagTTTCTTCAAAATTGATGTACAGTATATGtgaaacatgcatataattttggggaaaaaaaaggaaaacatactTATACGGGTGACGGGTGGACCTTGTGGGCCAGACCAGGTGGTAGCGGAGGAAAAGATACAATTTCACTCCCTAGAAACTGGGTATattgcccccccccccaaacGATTAAAGTAGTCCAAAACAACTCCCTCGACTGTATTGCAGGTAATTTTTGCTGCCGTGGTGTCCACATGATAGCTCAGTCATTAGGAAGATGAAAAATAGACTTGGGACTCACATATAAGTGGCAAAAAAATTGTGAGTTCCACGTGTGAGCCTCGACTCttattttcccctctctcctcttttctttcatACAAGAGCACAACACCCTAACAGTGGGCGGTGCAAAGCCCGCTCCTCGTCCTCCCCCTAGGAGGTGAGTGGTGGCGATGGCAGAAGAAGCCGACGAGACAACCGTCGCCGCACGAGGCATGCATGCCAGGAGTCGTCGTTGCTCCAAGGACTTGACCTTGGAGAATGGAGACGCAGAGGGCGCGCAGGGGTGTGATGATGGTGGCGTCAAGTCATCGGCGATGGTGAGCGAGGAGCGCGAGGCTGACAACATTGGTGAAGGGCGCCGATGATTGGGGTCCGACATTAGGCTCCACCTTAGGGTTGTAGGCTCATTGCAGCTTCGATTAAGCTATCGGGCGGTGAAGGATTGGCGGCGATGATGGCTCCTTCAAATCCGCTTCCTCGTGGTTGATGAAGTATGGAGCTCATGGCCGATGCGCGTGGGTCGAAGAGGAGCCGGTCGGACAGGCACCTTCCCTGTCAAAGAGGAGGACAGTGCTTGCTGCCAGCCACTGCCACTTCCCCTCGTTGtctcgccacctccgccgctatGGAGAGGAGGGATGAGACTCTCTTTCCTCCGGGGAGGGCTGATTGGCTA
The nucleotide sequence above comes from Oryza glaberrima chromosome 11, OglaRS2, whole genome shotgun sequence. Encoded proteins:
- the LOC127754490 gene encoding probable alkaline/neutral invertase F; this translates as MKRVSSHVSIASEAEINLDLSRLLIDKPRLTLERKRSFDEQSWSELSHRQNDGFDSIMHSPAFPSGFDSPFSLGTLGDPHPLVNEAWEALRKSVVYFRGQPVGTIAAVDHASEEVLNYDQVFVRDFFPSALAFLMNNETDIVKNFLLKTLHLQSSEKMVDRFKLGAGAMPASFKVDRNRNRNTETLVADFGESAIGRVAPVDSGFWWIILLRAYTKYTADTSLAESPECQNCMRLILNLCLSEGFDTFPTLLCTDGCSMIDRRMGIYGYPIEIQALFYMALRCALQMLKPDGEGKDFIEKIGQRLHALTYHMRNYFWLDFPHLNNIYRYKTEEYSHTAVNKFNVIPDSIPDWVFDFMPCRGGYFLGNVSPAMMDFRWFALGNCIAIISSLATPEQSVAIMDLIEERWEELVGEMPLKICYPAIENHEWRIITGCDPKNTRWSYHNGGSWPVLLWLLTAACIKTGRPQMAKRAIELAESRLLKDGWPEYYDGKLGRFIGKQARKFQTWSIAGYLVARMMLEDPSTLMMISMEEDRPVKPTMRRSASWNA